The following is a genomic window from Mycobacteriales bacterium.
TCGCCGTAGTAGGTCGGTGTCTGTCGGGCCTGGATGGCGGCGTCGGCCAGTAGCCGCGCCCAGGCCGCGGTGTCTCCGGCTGCTCGAGCCGCCGCGGCGGAGGCGATGAACGGCAGCGGATTCGTCGCGGAGTTGACGACCTGCCCGGTCAGCGACAACGCGAGCGCCCTGGCTCGCGCGGTCGGCGCGAGTATCGACCACCAGCGGGCGGTGAGCGCCCGCTCCGCGGTGGAGCAGCCGGTCGCGAGCCACACCGGGATGCGTTGCGCGTCGAGCCCGTACTGCGCCGCGGGGGAGCCGCCGGGTGCGGCCGTGGCGGTGGCCGTGGATCCGTGTAGCGCGGCCCAGTCCGGTGGGAGCCGGCGCCCGTTTGCGGTGAGTTGCGCAAGCAGCGTGACGCTGGCCGTGGCCGCTCGCGACCAACGCCCGTCCCCGGTGAACCGGGCAAGAGCCCGGAACACCGAAGGCATCCAGTAGGACGGATTGACGGTGGCGGGAGCCGACGTCGCCCAGGGACCGGCGACTAAAACCAGGTTGCCGCCGGGCAGGCCGACGGCCTCGTGGCCGAGGATGGCGCTGGCGACGCGGCGGCCGTCGGCACGCAGTGCGGTGTCGTCGAGTCCGTCGTAGCGGAGCAGCGCGAAGGCGGTCAACACATCGGCATCGGTGGCCGACTGATGGTCCAGCACGCTGCCGCTGGCGGTAGCGTGCCAGGAGATCAGCGCATCCGATCGCTGAAGGTGTCGTTGGGTCCACGCCCAGATCGTCCGCACAGTCTGCGGCCGTCCGGCGATCTCCGCGAGCAGCATCCCGTACGCCTGCCCCTCGCTCACGATGTCGTTCCCCTGGTCCGGCCTGAGCACCCGGCCGTCGGCGGTGACGAACGTGTCGAGGAAGTGCACGGCGGCAGCCTGGGCCTGGATCGCCAGCGAGTTGGACGGGGTGACGGCGACGTTGAGCGCCGGGGAGCGGGCTCCGGGCAGCACGGCACCCAC
Proteins encoded in this region:
- a CDS encoding glycosyl hydrolase family 8 encodes the protein MSPIRKVLSMAALLGAAACAGGSSGPGVGAVLPGARSPALNVAVTPSNSLAIQAQAAAVHFLDTFVTADGRVLRPDQGNDIVSEGQAYGMLLAEIAGRPQTVRTIWAWTQRHLQRSDALISWHATASGSVLDHQSATDADVLTAFALLRYDGLDDTALRADGRRVASAILGHEAVGLPGGNLVLVAGPWATSAPATVNPSYWMPSVFRALARFTGDGRWSRAATASVTLLAQLTANGRRLPPDWAALHGSTATATAAPGGSPAAQYGLDAQRIPVWLATGCSTAERALTARWWSILAPTARARALALSLTGQVVNSATNPLPFIASAAAARAAGDTAAWARLLADAAIQARQTPTYYGDAWLGLGTALFAGRLGTC